A part of Chthoniobacterales bacterium genomic DNA contains:
- a CDS encoding MG2 domain-containing protein: MNSGPSLFWARVACGLAIGWGMVGGAFAQSAAERYATLQARAADYYSEQSYALAHQAWSDAEKLGVPPEDRQTLSFYLADSLWRSRPDAPQLAEARKQLEVLAGDKEALAAEAAESLGDSWLAIEKDWMRGWTDYERALKFWAASTDLDAARARYLAIVWKATGPPGQRGNERRVPLDVLANALRIAPPGEEQARAHYFLGRWYAVDGDPYSQRRAGREFQAAVEAGADTAVYESALFEWAEWNLVAGAEKWDGDRLVLGPDYGRALELFRRFEKEFPKGRSALTEKAAAQIAELTRPALELRAEHQFLPGTKPVVRATWRNVGEVQFTLSRVDLTRDFVPSPKTDPERWIDAVRAGAEGMVRQWKEAGPPAGSHEPEERMLRLEEIAEPGTYLLEALASEQRARALIVVTQGAAVFQLVGDQVVAFLCDARTGDRAKEGGGILWRVRETNRQWNWQSVESGAATDGLLTFTLPKTRRDWNGSLLLFGRNGSQPVIASDKASAEVEPAAKWRVQTFTDRAAYRPGETVRWKLIARKRADGAYATPRGALVKFTVTSPLGEKVDSGEVKLTEFGGAWGDLPLPAEWPLGEYKVQFSSGEEVIAEETLFRLEEYRLPEFKVNVAVGDADRPLRLGEEFPVKVAAEYYFGGAVADAKVVVEVRESTAVRPFALEDGDSGRAVQNETLRTGPDGTAEMRVSTPLDGRRDLRYDVTARVVDSSGREVTATGGVVVARQGYFVEMEPSRR, translated from the coding sequence ATGAATTCTGGTCCTTCCCTGTTCTGGGCGCGCGTAGCCTGTGGCCTCGCGATCGGGTGGGGCATGGTCGGCGGAGCCTTCGCCCAGTCGGCGGCGGAGCGCTATGCCACGCTGCAGGCCCGGGCGGCGGACTATTATTCCGAGCAATCCTACGCGCTGGCGCACCAGGCATGGAGCGACGCGGAGAAACTGGGAGTGCCGCCCGAAGACCGGCAGACGCTCAGTTTTTATCTCGCGGACTCGCTCTGGCGATCGCGTCCGGATGCGCCGCAGCTCGCCGAGGCGCGCAAACAGCTGGAAGTTCTCGCCGGCGACAAGGAGGCGCTCGCGGCCGAGGCGGCGGAATCGCTCGGAGACTCGTGGCTGGCCATCGAGAAGGACTGGATGCGCGGGTGGACGGACTACGAGCGTGCGTTGAAGTTCTGGGCGGCCTCCACGGACCTCGACGCGGCGCGTGCACGTTATCTGGCGATCGTCTGGAAGGCGACGGGTCCTCCCGGGCAGCGCGGGAATGAGCGGCGCGTGCCGCTGGACGTGCTCGCGAACGCCCTTCGCATTGCGCCGCCGGGTGAGGAGCAGGCGCGCGCTCACTATTTCCTTGGCCGCTGGTATGCCGTGGACGGCGACCCGTATTCCCAGCGTCGCGCGGGTCGGGAGTTCCAGGCGGCGGTCGAGGCGGGCGCGGATACGGCGGTTTACGAATCCGCTCTTTTCGAGTGGGCGGAGTGGAACCTCGTCGCGGGTGCGGAAAAATGGGATGGCGATCGCCTCGTTCTCGGGCCGGATTACGGTCGAGCGCTGGAATTGTTTCGCCGCTTCGAGAAGGAATTCCCCAAGGGCCGCTCGGCTCTGACAGAGAAGGCCGCGGCGCAGATCGCGGAGCTGACGCGACCGGCGCTCGAGCTGCGGGCCGAGCATCAGTTCCTGCCGGGCACGAAGCCCGTGGTGCGCGCAACGTGGCGCAATGTCGGCGAAGTGCAGTTCACGCTCTCCCGGGTCGACCTCACTCGAGATTTCGTGCCGTCGCCGAAGACGGATCCTGAGCGATGGATCGACGCGGTGCGGGCAGGCGCGGAGGGCATGGTGCGGCAGTGGAAAGAAGCGGGGCCGCCGGCGGGGAGTCACGAACCGGAGGAACGCATGCTCCGGCTCGAGGAGATTGCGGAGCCGGGGACGTATCTGCTCGAGGCTCTGGCCAGCGAGCAACGAGCGCGCGCGCTGATCGTGGTGACTCAGGGCGCGGCGGTTTTCCAGTTGGTCGGTGATCAGGTCGTTGCCTTTCTGTGCGATGCGCGCACGGGCGACCGGGCGAAGGAGGGCGGCGGAATCTTGTGGAGAGTGCGGGAAACGAATCGGCAATGGAACTGGCAGTCCGTGGAGAGTGGTGCGGCGACGGATGGCCTGCTGACGTTCACGCTTCCAAAGACGCGCCGGGACTGGAACGGCTCGCTTCTGCTTTTTGGCCGAAATGGCAGCCAGCCGGTGATCGCGAGCGACAAAGCATCGGCCGAAGTGGAGCCCGCGGCGAAATGGCGAGTCCAGACGTTCACGGATCGTGCGGCGTATCGTCCGGGCGAGACGGTGCGGTGGAAATTGATCGCGCGGAAGCGAGCCGATGGCGCCTACGCGACGCCTCGCGGGGCACTGGTGAAATTCACGGTGACGAGTCCTCTCGGCGAGAAGGTGGACTCCGGGGAGGTGAAGCTCACGGAATTCGGTGGGGCGTGGGGCGATCTGCCGCTGCCGGCCGAGTGGCCGCTGGGCGAATACAAGGTGCAGTTCTCGAGTGGGGAGGAAGTGATTGCTGAGGAAACGCTGTTCCGCCTCGAGGAGTATCGGCTGCCGGAGTTCAAGGTGAACGTGGCGGTGGGCGATGCTGATCGTCCGCTGCGACTCGGGGAGGAGTTTCCCGTGAAGGTGGCTGCGGAATATTACTTCGGGGGCGCGGTCGCGGATGCGAAGGTCGTGGTCGAGGTGCGCGAGTCGACTGCGGTCCGTCCGTTCGCCCTGGAGGATGGCGATTCGGGCCGGGCTGTGCAGAACGAGACGCTCCGCACGGGGCCCGATGGCACGGCGGAGATGCGGGTGAGCACGCCACTCGATGGGCGACGGGATCTGCGCTACGACGTCACCGCGCGCGTCGTGGATTCTTCGGGGCGCGAGGTCACCGCGACGGGCGGGGTGGTTGTGGCGCGACAGGGCTACTTTGTGGAGATGGAGCCGTCGCGGCGGG